A portion of the Lolium rigidum isolate FL_2022 chromosome 1, APGP_CSIRO_Lrig_0.1, whole genome shotgun sequence genome contains these proteins:
- the LOC124683574 gene encoding 50S ribosomal protein L31-like, whose amino-acid sequence MALSLSTSFLPTPAAAAARTATLRSVVPSQRMRCSMRKKGLHPEIFQDAKVYCNGELVLVTGGTKPEYSVDVWSGNHPYYVGDSSALVVMDSQIEKFRKRWGHVKEYWTKEQWLEMHPNGDPEFEPEDD is encoded by the exons ATGGCGCTCTCCCTCTCCACATCCTTCCTCCcgacccctgccgccgccgccgcaagaaCCGCAACCCTCCGGTCCGTCGTCCCCTCCCAG AGGATGAGGTGCTCGATGCGGAAGAAGGGGCTGCACCCGGAGATCTTCCAGGACGCGAAGGTGTACTGCAACGGCGAGCTGGTGCTGGTGACGGGGGGCACGAAGCCGGAGTACTCGGTTGACGTGTGGTCGGGGAACCACCCCTACTACGTCGGCGACTCGTCGGCGCTGGTGGTGATGGACAGCCAGATCGAGAAGTTCCGCAAGAGGTGGGGGCACGTCAAGGAGTACTGGACCAAGGAGCAGTGGCTGGAGATGCACCCCAACGGTGACCCCGAGTTCGAGCCGGAGGACGACTGA